CGAAAGGCGGAGACAGGCCGAAAGGCTCGCCGGGATATTTGACCAATTGACGGCGGAGACAGGAAAAAGATGAAGGTCGCGTACATATTGGAGGGGATCAAGCCGGGCTGGCTGACCTACGAGATGGATGCCCTGAGGAATATCGGAGTCGAAATAGACATCAACCCGAATAATCCCGCGGTGTATAATGATTTTTCGCCCTACGCGGGACCGAAGAAGAGATCTCTCGGCCGCGACATTCTGAATCTCACGGGGCGGTTTTTCGGGGGACCCTTTGTGATCCGTCCCCACTTCGGTCGAATGAGGAGGTACGCCGGATGGCGGATTGCGATCTCGACCATCGCCATGGCAAGGGGGATAAAGGAGAGGAATGCTGTGATCATCCACGCCCACTTCGCCACGGGGCCCGCGGCCTCGGCGATGGTTGTGTCTGAGCTGACCGGGATTCCCTTCGCCTTTACCGGCCACGGCTACGACCTCTACAGGGAGCCGATAGACTGGGGGTTTCAAGCCGAGAAGTGTCGAAGGGCGGCCTTCGTCAGGTGCATATCCGAGTTCAACAGGAGGCACCTGATGGGAAAGACCGGCCTTGACGGCGGGAACTTCCACGTCGTTCCCTGCGGTGTGGACACGGAGCGCTTTCGCCCGGACGGGGGGGCCGATTCGACGCCGGACGGGGACCGGATCATCCTTACGGTTGCGGCCCTCGTTCCCCCGAAGGGTATACCCTTCCTGCTGAAGGCGTGCTCCAGCGATAAGGTTAAAAGGCTGAATAGGAAGCTCGTGATCGTCGGCGACGGCCCGATGAGGGACCTGCTGACGAGGGAGGCCTCAAGGCTTAATATCGATGTGGAGTTTGCCGGGGAGGTAAAAAACAGCGAGATAATGGAATATTACCGGAGGGCCGATCTATTTGTCCTTCCGTGCATCACTGCGCCGGACGGCCACCACGACGGCATCCCGGTTGCCATGATGGAGGCGATGGCGGCTGGCGTCCCCGTTATATCGACAAACATATCCGGGATCCCGGAGCTGGTTGATAACGAGAAAAGCGGGATACTGGTCGGGGAAAAGGACACAAAGGCGTTGGCGGAAGCTATAGAGAGGCTCCTTACGGACGGCGACCTTAGGAGGAGGTTTTCCGTTGAGGGGAGAAAAAGGGTCGTTGAGAAGTTCAATATCGTGGATGTGGCGGGGAGGCTTAAAAATCTTTTTATGAAACACTCGGTGAGGGGAGCGTGAGGAGAAAAGTCAAAGAGGGCGGTCATATATTCTACGCCTGTTACGAGGATTTGACCAAGGAGGTGGCGTGGACCGTCCACATTCGGGAGGTGGTGAACAACTGGGTCGATATGGGCAGATCGGTCACGCTCTTTTGCCCGTCCAGATTTCCATTTAAGATTCCGCCCGAATGCCGGGTGGTTTACGTTCCCTCCTTAAATGTCAGGATCGTCGGCGAGTACCTGTACTTCCTCCTGTTGCCCGTGTATATTCTCTTTTACGGCATAAAACTCAAGCCGAGGG
The nucleotide sequence above comes from Candidatus Zymogenus saltonus. Encoded proteins:
- a CDS encoding glycosyltransferase family 4 protein, whose amino-acid sequence is MKVAYILEGIKPGWLTYEMDALRNIGVEIDINPNNPAVYNDFSPYAGPKKRSLGRDILNLTGRFFGGPFVIRPHFGRMRRYAGWRIAISTIAMARGIKERNAVIIHAHFATGPAASAMVVSELTGIPFAFTGHGYDLYREPIDWGFQAEKCRRAAFVRCISEFNRRHLMGKTGLDGGNFHVVPCGVDTERFRPDGGADSTPDGDRIILTVAALVPPKGIPFLLKACSSDKVKRLNRKLVIVGDGPMRDLLTREASRLNIDVEFAGEVKNSEIMEYYRRADLFVLPCITAPDGHHDGIPVAMMEAMAAGVPVISTNISGIPELVDNEKSGILVGEKDTKALAEAIERLLTDGDLRRRFSVEGRKRVVEKFNIVDVAGRLKNLFMKHSVRGA